CGAAAGAGAGCGTTCCCCAACGAACAAAAGAATAGTAGTAAAGTAAACTCCACTGTGTGTAGTAATTAGAAAGTGTCGAGTCGTGTGATAAAACACCTCCTTTGGAATAGAGAGATCCACGCACACTCCCAGGTCTTTGTCGGCTCCCTCCCCCCACTGCAGAACACCCACCAACCGCGCACTTAAGCGCAGGCAGGAGAAATAGCATTCACAgcagagaaaatattttagGAGCCTCCTGAGTGTCTACACTGGTCCTCCCCAGAGATGTCTCTCTCCGAGCTCAGACAAATcaattaaatttctttaatgatCCTTCCGCAGGTTCACCTACGGAAACCTTGTTACGACTTTTAGTTCCTCTAAATGACCAAGTTTGACCAGATTCTCCGCTCTGAAGTGGAGTCGCCCCCTCTTCTAAGCAGATCCTGAGGCCTCACTAAGCCATTCAATCGGTACTAGCGACGGGCGGTGTGTACAAAGGGCAGGGACGTAATCAACGCAAGCTGATGACTTGCGCTTACTAGGAATTCCTCGTTGAAGAGCAATAATTACAATGCTCTATCCCCAGCACGACGGAGTTTCACAAGATTACCAAGACCTCTCGGCCAAGGTTAGACTCGCTGGCTCCGTCAGTGTAGCGCGCGTGCGGCCCAGAACGTCTAAGGGCATCACAGACCTGTTATTGCCTCAAACTTCCATCGGCTTGAAACCGATAGTCCCTCTAAGAAGTGGACAACCAGCAAATGCTAGCACCACTATTTAGTAGGTTAAGGTCTCGTTCGTTATCGCAATTAAGCAGACAAATCACTCCACCAACTAAGAACGGCCATGCACCACCACCcacaaaatcaagaaagagcTCTCAATCTGTCAATCCTTATTGTGTCTGGACCTGGTGAGTTTCCCCGTGTTGAGTCAAATTAAGCCGCAGGCTCCACTCCTGGTGGTGCCCTTCCGTCAATTCCTTTAAGTTTCAGCCTTGCGACCATACTCCCCCCAGAACCCAAAGACTTTGATTTCTCGTAAGGTGCCGAGTGGGTCACTAAAAAAACACCACCCGATCCCTAGTCGGCATAGTTTATGGTTAAGACTACGACGGTATCTGATCATCTTCGATCCCCTAACTTTCGTTCTTGATTAATGAAAACGTCCTTGGCAAATGCTTTCGCAGTAGTTAGTCTTCAATAAATCCAAGAATTTCACCTCTGACAATTGAATACTGATGCCCCCGACCGTCCCTATTAATCATTACGATGGTCCTAGAAACCAACAAAATAGAACCAAACGTCCTATTCCATTATTCCATGCTAATATATTCGAGCAATACGCCTGCTTTGAACACtctaattttttcaaagtaaAAGTCCTGGTTCGCCGCCAAGCCACAAGGACTTGGGGTTAGCCAGAAGGAAAGGCCCGGGTGCATTCCAGTACACGAAAAAATCGGACCGGCCACCCAGGCCCAAAGTTCAACTACGAGCTTTTTAACTGCAACAACTTTAATATACGCTATTGGAGCTGGAATTACCGCGGCTGCTGGCACCAGACTTGCCCTCCAATTGTTCCTCGTTAAGGTATTTACATTGTACTCATTCCAATTACAAGACCCGAATGGGCCCTGTATCGTTATTTATTGTCACTACCTCCCTGTGTCAGGATTGGGTAATTTGCGCGCCTGCTGCCTTCCTTGGATGTGGTAGCCGTTTCTCAGGCTCCCTCTCCGGAATCGAACCCTTATTCCCCGTTACCCGTTGAAACCATGGTAGGCCACTATCCTACCATCGAAAGTTGATAGGGcagaaatttgaatgaaCCATCGCCAGCACAAGGCCATGCGATTCGAAAAGTTATTATGAATCATCAAAAAGTCCGAAGacattgattttttatctaATAAATACATCTCTTCCAAGAGGTCGAGATTTTAAGCATGTATTAGCTCTAGAATTACCACAGTTATACCATGTAGTAAAGGAACTATCAAATAAACGATAACTGATTTAATGAGCCATTCGCAGTTTCACTGTATAAATTGCTTATACTTAGACATGCATGGCTTAATCTTTGAGACAAGCATATGACTACTGGCAGGATCAACCAGATAACTATCTTGAAAGTATGTTCTCCGAGGGGTTGTCGAAGACTAGCCTCAACACCCCCCCAGAAAACACCCTCGTAGATATTGAATGTTAACTCGTTGAAACAACGAATTAAGCACAGATCacaaggaaagaaaaacaattacCTTGTCTCTCTCTCCTCTGCCCGCAAAAGCAGACACCACCAGGCAGAAATTCACCCAGCAGCAGCCCACCCTGCAAGCACTAAGTTCTCTAATCACTTAATTCTTGCCATAGCACTCTTTGAGTTCCTCATGCAGAGAGTCCACCAAACACTGTCCCGGTGTTTCACAGAACAAAGGTTTGATATCACCCGCAAGAGAGGAGGTTACACTAGACAAATCACAGTCAAAACGAATAAACGTAGCAGACCGGCTATCTGTCCAGGCATTCCCCCAAATTAgaattctttgaaatagaTTGCTATCAGCTAGTAATCCACCAAATCCTTCTCTGCTCACCCATGGAATCGCAAGATGTCCAGGATGAGACTGTTCAGGCGTCCGCAGCTTCCCCTTTGCAAGAACAAAGGTTACGCCGCTTCGCCCATGTCAAGCTCGCTGTATAGGGACTGAGCAGATCTGACGATCACCCAGCGACCCTCTCCACCGATTGACGAGGCCATATTCAAGCACAAGCTCTACTCGAGCTCGTTTCCGAACTCTTTCAAACTTCACTTTCAACTGCTTTCGCATGAAGTACCCCCGGACCGAGCTTGCTCTTCGGCCTGGCTCGAAAAGTAGCCAAAGGGCCCGGCATCTGGCATCTGCAGTCCACTTTGAACAGCTCGAGGCCTCCCCGTCCTGCTCCAGCAGCAACACGCGAGCCTCAGGCCCAGATCCGGCCCTCGAAATCCCAGGGTCGCCCGACACTTTGCGAGCCTCCCACAGGTGCTGTCCCCAGAAACGCCCGCACAACCACGCCCTTAACTATGGCTTTGGGCCCCGGCACTCGGCACTCGGCTGCGAAAAATAAAACGTGTGCCGTCGCACGTGGTCACATGGCCGCCCGCGCACTCCGCACGTCGCCCCGCCCCCGGATTTCCGCCCATGACTCGCATGACTCGCGGGTAAACCCGCCCGCCGCACATCATTACCCAAAACGGACACTTAAGTACCCGTCACAGGTGACACAGTGACTCACGACTCACGTCCCCCGCACGCAAAAACTCCAGCCCCAAGGGCGAGCCCTCGGAACCCCGTAACACTTCCGAACCTAAAATCGGGTTTGGGGTTTCTGAATTTTCGCTTCACGATCCGCAACTAAAAACACCACCCTGCCATACAAATATCGCCCGTACCGGCCACCCTACCCCGCAAAGTGCACCATTTCCGCCGCAGATCATCCGCTTCCGCGCCCCGGCAACTTCTCGGTCTTGCATCCCCCATCTTCCCAGCCACCATTTTACCAATCCCGGTATTCTCCCGCCCACTTTCCCCACTCCGAACACTTGTCCGATTTCTCGtacttcaaaattgatgtTTAGGTACCATATCACTACCTTCCACCATACTAACAACACACATCCATACACTCAACATATACTCCCACAGAATAAACAAACACAACCTCCGCAATCCGCCAACCATTACCAACGGAAATTACCGGATATTGTACAACTATTTCTAGACCAGTGTGGGTATTTCCGCCGCAGGGCCCGGAGCACCCGAAACGGCCATGTCACCACCCCAAATCGCCGATTCCACCCCCGGGGACCCCGCCAACCGCCCCGTTTCTCAGCTCCAACGAATCGAGCCGTCCGAACTCCATCCACTGCCACCATAAAAACCCACACCTGCCATACAAACTTCCGACCCTACCCCCCCAGCCCGACACCACACCACCCTATTTTCCACCATCCACACCCCCCATACACCAACTTTTGCCAGTGGTTTTCGAAACTACCCTGCAAACCACCCCCACACACACCCTAACACCCCCCGGTTGCCATACAAAAAGTTTCCCAAAAGTGTTCCTGAAGTTGTTTTGCCGGTCGTCTTTTCTGACTCCTCCCGTGACTGCTCCCGGGCCTTGTCACTAGCCACACCCCTTCCCACAGCACCGACCTACCCAGGCTTGGTCCTACAtaccctttttttttttacgATCTTTCGGTTGCGGCCATATCCACAAGAAAGCACCGTTTCCCGTCCGATCAACTGTAGTTAAGCTTGTGAGAGCCTGACCGAGTAGTGTAGTGGGTGACCATACGCGAAACTCAGGTGCTGcaatctcttttttttttattttttttgccaaaatcCCAGATTTCCCCAGAACAGCCCGCACCAGGGTTCGAATCCAGGCCagattaattttttgtacGGGCGAGATCATGAAAAAGACATGTGACATATATCGCCACCTACGTGACATactgtattttttttggtttttcgCCACAAACAAAGACTGAAAGagtgaaaattttcaacGTCGACGTCGACGTCGGTTTTGGGCCATCGCAAAGAGCCTCCAAATGGGTATTTCCAAGACCTGGGGAGACCAAAAGTGGTCCGATTTCAACACAACTGGTTCACACACCACCATAACAGACCCCGACAAGAACAATTGACCACCTTACAGTGCACCAACACGCACCCCCAGAGAGAAATCAGCACCCGAAGCACGCAGACATCGACTAATGCAAGAGTGACAAGAATGGATGATCCCGCCTCAAGAGGGATGGAAGGTACATCAAGcaatgaagaaacagaCCAATTGACCTCCGCAGATTACACAGGTACAACAATCATGGCTATATCTCTAGAACTCGTCAAGATGTCTCCAGGATCACTACTTTTTGGCATCAAAAGTTGATGAGATCGAGCAAGTAACAAGACAAAGCGACAACTAAAACAAGACAATACAccacaatacaatacaagaacaactacAGCTTCCACTCCCACAGCTCAAAACCTCAGAATACTAAACCACATCCcccaaaaaaacaaaccaaCACTCTCTTGCACTTTACAACAAATCCTTATACACATAAACCCAACAACCTCTTTTGTAGCCGCCTCTTACATCAGCATTCATCAGCATTTGTAATCCAATCTCCAATCTCCAATCTCCAATCCCAATCCCAAACCCTAACTCTAACTCTATCTTGCATGCCACCCTCGTTCCACACTTTCTCACCAATCTCCCTATAGGTTCTCACTATACACTAAAGTACGTAATATCgtattgaaattatacTGGTTCCTATTTTTTCAACAGGAAATACATTGAGTGGCTGAAAACAGTAGTTCGACGATTTGATTATTAAGATCTCATCTCACTAATGCATAAAGTTAGTTATATTAGTCtagtatattttatatgGCTTTAAGAAGTGATCTTTAAGtataatcaaaataaaattatgaAGGATATATTTAagtatttatttgatatagtTGATGTTTTaacatataaatatatcCCCAACGAACTAGTACAAAAGGTATCATTTTTGCTCATGaaaatgtaaaatataaagaataaGAAGCGAAAGATTTAGAATTGTATAACCCGGTTAACGAAAGAACTCAGTTGATATTTAAAAGTTTGGCCCTCGTTATACAATCTTACAGTGTGTTATGATTCAAATAAAGGATAAAGAGAGAAGTATTGGTAATAAAAATACCATACCGACAGTCGATTGCTTAACAGCAGAACCTCTGTAGACAGATGGCGTAGGTTGGTTTGGAACTGCTGTATTAGGCTTATTCTGTGATGACACATTGTTATTGGCTCCACTTCTTGAACTACCTGATTGCACAACACTTGGAGATTGCGCGATATTGTTCGATAAACTAGAAGGAGAAGTTGATGGACGACTGGCACTACTGTTAACGGATccattattattgttaccgccgttaccgccaTTGCCTGGGGTTGGAGtgttaccgccgttaccgccaTTGCCTGGGGTTGGAGtgttaccgccgttaccaCCATTGCCTGGGGTTGGAGTGTTACCGCCGTTgccgccgttaccgccgttaccaCCATTGCCTGGGGTTGGAGTGTTACCGCCGTTgccgccgttaccgccgttaccaCCATTGCCTGGGGTCGGAGTGTTgccgccgttaccgccgttaccgccgttaccgccgttaccgccgttaccgccgttaccgccgttaccgccgttaccgccgttaccgccgttaccgccgttaccgccgccgttaccgccaTTGCCTGGGGTTGGAGtgttaccgccgttaccaCCATTGCCTGGGGTTGGAGTGTTGCCGCCGTTACtgccgttaccgccgttaccaCCATTGCCTGGGGTTGGAGTGTTACCGCCGTTgccgccgttaccgccgttaccaCCATTGCCTGGGGTTGGAGtgttaccgccgttaccgccgttaccgccgttaccaCCATTGCCTGGGGTTGGAGTGTTACCGCCGTTgccgccgttaccgccgttaccaCCATTGCCTGGGGTTGGAGTGTTgccgccgttaccgccgttaccgccgttaccgccgttaccgccgttaccgccgttaccgccgttgCCACCGTTACCACCATTGCCTGGGGTTGGAGTGTTACCGCCATTACCACCATTGCCTGGGGTTGGAGTAATTGTAGTTGTAACTGTAGTAATTATACCATTGGTCAAAGTGACTGTCTTTGTGGAAACCAATGGGCTTACAGGAATACTTCCAGATGGTGTATTGGAAATAATGGTAACAGTGTCACTACTTGGCTTGCTACCCGTTAGGGTGATAGTGGTTGTGCCGGTACGGGTATGACCATCGGAGTCAGTGGATGGGAAGAAggagacgatgtcagtTTCAGTGGTTGTACTCTTTGTGACAGTAGTTGTGTAAGGTGGTGGCAAAGAGAATGTCTCAGTGTTACCATCATTACCACCTCCACTAGGAGATGTTGGTGTTACAGTAACTGTAACAGTTGTGATACTTCCATTTGTCAAagtaattgtttttgtgGTCACTGATACAGAAACGGAAGGcgatggagatggagatggcTTTGGacttggagatggggatggagatggagatggtttaggacttggtgatggggatggagatggagatggggatggagatggtgatggggatggagatggagatggggatggagatggtttaggacttggtgatggagatggagatggggatggagatggagatggggatggagatggttTAGGACTTGGTGATGGGGATGGTGATGGAGATGGCTTTGGacttggacttggtgatGGAGAAGGAgatagtgatgaagatggAATATAAGAAGAATTGCTTGGATATGGGGGTGGAGATGGTTTAGGACTTggtgatggggatggggatggggatggggatggagatggagatggggatggggatggggatggggatggagatggagatggggatggggatggagatggagatggtttaggacttggtgatggggatggggatggggatggtttaggacttggtgatggggatggggatggggatggagatggagatggggatggagatggggatggagatggagatggagatggggatggagatggggatggagatggagatggtttaggacttggtgatggggatggagatggagatggggatggagatggtgatggggatggagatggggatggtTTAGGACTTGgtgatggggatggagatggagatggggatggagatggggatggggaAGGTTTAGGACTTGGTGATGGGGATGgtgatggggatggagatggagatggagatggagatggttTAGGacttggagatggggatggtGATGGGGATGGTGTTGGTTTTGGGTAGTAACAAGTGTTACCTAATGGATCAAAAAATCCACCCTTACATTCCATACTCGACGAAGGTTGAACAGAACAAGGAGTAGCTATGTAGTAAACAGTCTTTGTAACTGGCAGGATATTTTCTGCAGGCTTGGTAGTAATGTACTTCGTACTATAAGTTGTGGTAGAATCGATACTTCTGCAAGTTGTTTCATAATCAATCAAGGCCGGACAGGCATTTGATGTATCAGGAACCGAAAATAAATAGCCAGTGAAGTCTGTGATACGTGTAGGCGCACCATTAACGGTAAAGGAAAGATCCAACTCGGAGTCTTTACCGATGTTATTATAGAACATCCTGATTGGATAGTAAATGTCTTTTTCAAGATTCACACTCACCTTATTCTTGGAATGGTCAACATGCCAAATGTCATATGCAACATATTCTCCTAAATTGTCTTTGCTTTGCTCTCTCTTACAACAATCAAATGCATTTCCAGCACCAAAATTGATATACAATAGATCATCCGCAGTAACATAAAATGTGTGAATACCAGAAACTTTGGGTTTGAAGTAACCGTACATTAATAGTGTGAAGTTGGAAACAGTCAAAGGCTTGTCATAGTTAAAGTTTGCAGGTAGCTTGTCATATAAAGGAACACACACCTTTGGAACACTGTATTTGTAGTTTAAACGACCTGTAACACCATTCACTTTTGCAAACATGGTTTGCTTCTTATATCCAGTACGAGGGTACTCTGGGTTAACATAGGATGGATCGAAACAGTTTGGAGGATTACCAGGAACCATAGGATAAGTATATAGTTCCATAGTTAGACCGTTTAGAGGGGTAGTGACTTCTGGGGAACATCCGACAGGGTATCCAATTGGATTACTTTGAACCGCTGATCTCTTACCTAAAAATGATAAGTCTATATCATCAGCAATTACCCACTGTAATGCCAGCAGGTAGCTGACAACTAACCAATTCCAcataattgatatattaataatttgcTTAACAGTACAGTACTTTTTGGTGTACGGGTTTGAACTAATCTGTTATTGCTGTTATTATAAAAGGGtagcaaaagaaaaaagaagataattTTGTTATCTCGAAATATTTGGTCCcttatatattattcttttctatagtcagattattttttgattatgTTGTTGTAAGGCAAAAATTGACTTGTAAATATTAGTCAGAAATTCCTTAGGTACAATAAAAATCAATCCTTTAATTACATGCTAATTCAACACTAATGTGCTTTACTATTATTACCTAATGAAgaggcaaaaaaaaaacttacTATTGTGTAATATGATTGTCTTGTGTCTGCGTGAAATCTATTTTTAGAGATGAGTTGTCATAGTCAGCTATTAAGTTTTGCAATTGctattaatttttgtaattaAAAATCCCTGTGTTTATTTGAATCATAACAAAAGACGCCAAATTTTTTGACCTTAATGATCTGACAGGCACCAGAcctcttttattttgacTGTTAATAATGATTAGTATGAAACAATCATTTAAACGATGATGCAACCATGATGCAACAGTCACAATGCTATGAAAGGTTAATTTAATAATGGTTTTTTTAAATCATAGCTTAATCGACACCATAACCAGAGGAAACATGATTTAGCTGATATTCTGagacaacaagaagaattaTAAGCAGATCTTCCTATATGATGTTTCATGTAGCTTATCTCCTTTAGGATAGAGAACCAAAACTATGTGCTCTTAATTATTGGGCACCAGCTATCTAGTTCATGTAAATCAATATTGCCAAGCAAAACTATTAGGTAAACTAATAAAATCAGAGTAAATCAtttatatttcattttcgCGTCTGGTAAGTGCTACTAGGTGAATTATGTGGGTTCAAATGATCTGATTCAAATTATGTTCATAATTTGTTAGCAAAGTTATATTTAGAAATCTAGATCATCAGGAGAAAGGAATGGCTCCAAAGGAACACCATGCTATAAGTTTATATCCGTTGGAGACATGATCTCAAGTGATGTAActtttcatctttaatTTACTCTTTATTGCATTAtatgcaaaagaaaaatagcATTGTGGAGTCTCATATTAGATAGGTTTCGTGTTAGGCATATTAACAGAGGAGAATCTGTTTCAAAAAAGACGTTCCTACCATTATTTCGAGATTAAGGATACCAAGAGGAAAGCAATCCTAGCTACTCATCTATTTTCCTGATAACTCCGATTCTATAATCAATGAGATTGAAATGAGAACGTCAGTAAAAATTACGTTATATGAACTTGTTATCaaatctatttttaaatgataaaattatGCACTAATAAATCTATGAAAGATATTTGGTTTATTATCTGATGTGGGAATTTCACAGACCCCTTATTTTATCTCCTCCTCATTGCAATAAGTAAATCATAACATATACCCCAACACGAAAATGATTTACCGGATTTATCGCACATGGTGAAACTTTTTGTCCCAATTAGGAAATAATTATGGGATTTTCCTACCTTGAAATAACTATGAAACAGTATTATATGTTGGAGGAAATTACGAACGCGAAAAGGTATTGCATGTGCTAGTTAATAATCCAATAAATATGCTACTATGCTATAATTTGATGCAAATGTGAGCTTTCTAAACCCAAATTTGTGGAGGAACGACCTTTTTAAGTTTCAGATCTTGATAATTGGCTTGTTGTCAATGAAGACCATCTATTTACCTAATTTATTGACAAAGGTACCTAAtagaaacaagaaaaattttattaatgatTATTGTGCTTGTTTTTCACTCCATGAACAATAAAGGAAACAACCAACACATCATAATATCAACTATAACTAACTGACGTAACTTCTACATTAGAGCAAGTGATATCATTGCAGATAGTAGCTCAAATGTGTAGGCTTACATAAATGAGATTTAATATCAACTGCTCAAACTAATCATTAcagtcttttttttgtttactCATAGTATATCTTTGCGTGATTTATATTTGAACCGAGTTATACAAGTATCAGGGACGTTTCTTTAGTTTCCactatcaaatattttgtttttagaTGTCGTCAATTCACCATGTTTGATAGCTAAAAGTAACTACTCTTCTCTAAAAGGGTATAAGTATAAGGAGTTTACACATACCAATAATAAGTGTTTGTAGCCAAGTTTACTATATCAATACGGAGAAAAGGGTGCTTCTGAACATACAGAACAGGatattaaattatatatgatTATACTAAACCTGTAGCAGTTATTATAAAAAGTAATAAAGCGCTTAGGACACATCGTAATCTCATAATCTAATCAGAAAAGATGGATCATTAAGCTCTCCAATAACACAAAAAGTGATAATTATCTGTAGCATATATGTTAGCTTTAGAGTCAGTACAATTTTTAATACACAGACGCCTCACTTTACCTGTATGACTAGTAATAAGTTATAGTATTCTTAAAGACTTGTGTTATATATTGGCAAAGGAGATTTTTTGTGTTCAGTCTTATCACATTGATGAAAGTATAGAAGTCCCATGACGTTTGTAGAATAGGTTAATAATATCTGTCCGAAACTCCAAACaatttatgttttggtcATACAAACCAAAATTGCATTCAAGTTACTATTAGTATAATCATATTAAAGCTATGCCTTTAAAACCGTCTCTCCAACATTCAAGGAAATAAATccaatg
This window of the Nakaseomyces glabratus chromosome L, complete sequence genome carries:
- the EPA14a gene encoding EPA14a (CAGL0L13552g~Putative adhesin-like cell wall protein (adhesin cluster I); predicted GPI-anchor), which encodes MWNWLVVSYLLALQWVIADDIDLSFLGKRSAVQSNPIGYPVGCSPEVTTPLNGLTMELYTYPMVPGNPPNCFDPSYVNPEYPRTGYKKQTMFAKVNGVTGRLNYKYSVPKVCVPLYDKLPANFNYDKPLTVSNFTLLMYGYFKPKVSGIHTFYVTADDLLYINFGAGNAFDCCKREQSKDNLGEYVAYDIWHVDHSKNKVSVNLEKDIYYPIRMFYNNIGKDSELDLSFTVNGAPTRITDFTGYLFSVPDTSNACPALIDYETTCRSIDSTTTYSTKYITTKPAENILPVTKTVYYIATPCSVQPSSSMECKGGFFDPLGNTCYYPKPTPSPSPSPSPSPKPSPSPSPSPSPSPSPSPSPKPSPSPSPSPSPSPSPSPSPKPSPSPSPSPSPSPSPSPSPSPSPKPSPSPSPSPSPSPSPSPSPSPSPSPSPSPSPSPSPSPKPSPSPSPSPSPKPSPSPSPSPSPSPSPSPSPSPSPSPSPSPSPSPSPSPKPSPPPYPSNSSYIPSSSLSPSPSPSPSPKPSPSPSPSPSPKPSPSPSPSPSPSPSPSPSPKPSPSPSPSPSPSPSPSPSPSPSPSPSPKPSPSPSPSPSPKPSPSPSPSVSVSVTTKTITLTNGSITTVTVTVTPTSPSGGGNDGNTETFSLPPPYTTTVTKSTTTETDIVSFFPSTDSDGHTRTGTTTITLTGSKPSSDTVTIISNTPSGSIPVSPLVSTKTVTLTNGIITTVTTTITPTPGNGGNGGNTPTPGNGGNGGNGGNGGNGGNGGNGGNGGNGGNTPTPGNGGNGGNGGNGGNTPTPGNGGNGGNGGNGGNTPTPGNGGNGGNGGNGGNTPTPGNGGNGGNGSNGGNTPTPGNGGNGGNTPTPGNGGNGGGNGGNGGNGGNGGNGGNGGNGGNGGNGGNGGNGGNTPTPGNGGNGGNGGNGGNTPTPGNGGNGGNGGNGGNTPTPGNGGNGGNTPTPGNGGNGGNTPTPGNGGNGGNNNNGSVNSSASRPSTSPSSLSNNIAQSPSVVQSGSSRSGANNNVSSQNKPNTAVPNQPTPSVYRGSAVKQSTVGMVFLLPILLSLSFI